A genomic segment from Micromonospora echinaurantiaca encodes:
- the proS gene encoding proline--tRNA ligase, whose product MARVLTPRAEDFPRWYQDLIAKAKLADNGPVRGTMVIRPAGYAIWERMQAEMDARIKAAGAENAYFPLFIPENYLKREAEHVEGFSPELAVVTHGGGKQLAEPVVVRPTSETVIGEFMAKWIDSYRDLPLLLNQWANVVRWELRPRIFLRTSEFLWQEGHTAHATRDDARAYARRILHEAYEDLMVNVLGIPVVVGLKTARERFAGATATYTCEGMMGDGKALQLGTSHELGQNFAKAFDISYSSAEGGREHAWTTSWGTSTRMLGGLIMCHGDDNGLRVPPKLAPVQAYVMVVKDGEGVGAAAAKLRDALRDAGVRVALDDRTDTPFGRRAVDAELRGYPVRVEVGPRDLAAGNAVVVRRTDGSKSPVPVADVVGAVLAALEADQQALHDQALAHRKSRTVEVGTLAEAIEAAATGWARVPWSAVGVEGEAEANGQGVTVRCLVRADGSVPDSEDEPDLVAILARAY is encoded by the coding sequence ATGGCACGCGTGCTCACTCCCCGTGCGGAGGACTTTCCCCGCTGGTACCAGGACCTGATCGCCAAGGCGAAGCTGGCCGACAACGGCCCGGTCCGGGGGACCATGGTGATCCGACCGGCCGGCTACGCCATCTGGGAGCGGATGCAGGCCGAGATGGACGCCCGGATCAAGGCGGCCGGCGCGGAGAACGCGTACTTCCCGCTCTTCATCCCGGAGAACTACCTCAAGCGCGAGGCCGAGCACGTCGAGGGCTTCTCGCCGGAGCTGGCCGTGGTCACCCACGGCGGCGGCAAGCAGCTCGCCGAGCCGGTCGTGGTCCGCCCGACCAGCGAGACGGTCATCGGCGAGTTCATGGCCAAGTGGATCGACTCGTACCGGGACCTGCCGCTGCTGCTCAACCAGTGGGCCAACGTGGTCCGCTGGGAGCTGCGCCCCCGGATCTTCCTGCGCACCAGCGAGTTCCTCTGGCAGGAGGGGCACACCGCGCACGCCACCCGCGACGACGCCCGCGCCTACGCCCGGCGGATCCTGCACGAGGCGTACGAGGACCTGATGGTCAACGTGCTCGGCATCCCGGTGGTGGTCGGCCTGAAGACCGCCCGCGAGCGCTTCGCCGGCGCCACCGCCACCTACACCTGCGAGGGCATGATGGGCGACGGCAAGGCGCTCCAGCTGGGCACCAGCCACGAGCTGGGGCAGAACTTCGCCAAGGCGTTCGACATCAGCTACTCGTCGGCCGAGGGCGGCCGGGAGCACGCCTGGACCACCTCCTGGGGCACCTCCACCCGGATGCTCGGTGGCCTGATCATGTGCCACGGCGACGACAACGGCCTGCGGGTGCCGCCGAAGCTGGCGCCGGTGCAGGCGTACGTCATGGTGGTCAAGGACGGCGAGGGCGTCGGTGCGGCGGCGGCCAAGCTGCGCGACGCGCTGCGCGACGCCGGCGTCCGGGTCGCGCTCGACGACCGCACCGACACCCCGTTCGGCCGCCGGGCCGTCGACGCCGAGCTGCGCGGCTACCCGGTACGCGTCGAGGTCGGCCCCCGCGACCTGGCCGCCGGCAACGCGGTGGTGGTCCGGCGTACGGACGGCTCGAAGTCCCCGGTGCCGGTGGCCGACGTGGTCGGCGCGGTGCTGGCCGCGCTGGAGGCCGACCAGCAGGCGCTGCACGACCAGGCGCTGGCCCACCGGAAGTCCCGGACCGTGGAGGTGGGCACCCTCGCGGAGGCGATCGAGGCGGCGGCCACCGGCTGGGCCCGGGTGCCGTGGTCGGCGGTCGGCGTCGAGGGCGAGGCGGAGGCGAACGGCCAGGGCGTGACGGTGCGCTGCCTGGTCCGTGCCGACGGCTCGGTGCCGGACAGCGAGGACGAGCCCGACCTGGTCGCCATCCTGGCCCGCGCCTACTGA
- a CDS encoding TetR family transcriptional regulator — MNEVRDAGRQRLRDQIVVAARTLTVDRGWDSVRMGAVATAAGVSRQTVYNEFGSKAGLAEALARREVDQFVADVRAALVAHGTDVRAGAYAAIRHTLAEAAANPLIKAILTSARGGSDELLPFLTTRSGLVLTEANGPLLDWVATLVPGADRAALRFAADSVVRLVVSHIVLPGASVEQTARALADLAVHLFTRAAIIPHSAG; from the coding sequence ATGAACGAGGTACGGGACGCCGGACGCCAGCGGCTGCGGGACCAGATCGTCGTCGCGGCCCGGACGCTGACCGTGGACCGGGGCTGGGACAGCGTGCGGATGGGCGCGGTGGCGACCGCCGCCGGAGTGAGCCGGCAGACCGTCTACAACGAGTTCGGCAGCAAGGCCGGGCTGGCCGAGGCGCTGGCCCGGCGCGAGGTCGACCAGTTCGTCGCCGACGTGCGGGCGGCCCTGGTCGCGCACGGCACCGACGTGCGCGCCGGCGCGTACGCGGCGATCCGGCACACCCTGGCCGAGGCGGCCGCCAACCCGCTGATCAAGGCGATCCTGACCAGCGCGCGGGGCGGCTCCGACGAGCTGCTGCCCTTCCTCACCACCCGGTCCGGGCTGGTGCTGACCGAGGCGAACGGCCCGCTGCTGGACTGGGTCGCCACGCTGGTGCCCGGCGCCGACCGGGCCGCCCTGCGGTTCGCCGCCGACAGCGTGGTCCGCCTCGTGGTCAGCCACATCGTGCTGCCCGGCGCGAGCGTCGAGCAGACCGCCCGCGCCCTGGCCGACCTGGCCGTCCACCTCTTCACCCGCGCCGCGATCATCCCCCACTCAGCCGGTTGA